From a region of the Aerosakkonema funiforme FACHB-1375 genome:
- a CDS encoding transposase, with amino-acid sequence QKRIEQTKKKGKRLNICGLLELGQSFEYGLSLKSFRSESYIKLIDWQASQAEQRLKETGKITVVVQDGGSPHISKLTKANYERWRHQGLYIFLLPSYSPELNHIEIEWQRIKEDELAGQMFEDEYELSMAVISAIESRQARNGLAVKRYHFTREII; translated from the coding sequence GCAGAAAAGGATTGAGCAGACTAAAAAGAAGGGAAAACGATTAAATATATGTGGTTTGTTAGAACTAGGCCAAAGCTTTGAATATGGGCTATCTTTAAAAAGTTTTAGAAGCGAGAGTTATATAAAATTGATAGATTGGCAAGCATCGCAAGCTGAACAGAGGTTAAAGGAAACAGGAAAAATAACTGTGGTAGTTCAAGATGGAGGTTCTCCCCATATTAGTAAATTAACTAAAGCTAACTATGAACGATGGCGTCACCAGGGGTTATATATATTTTTATTACCTAGTTATTCGCCAGAATTGAATCACATTGAAATCGAATGGCAAAGGATTAAGGAAGATGAATTAGCTGGTCAAATGTTTGAAGATGAATATGAGTTATCTATGGCAGTGATATCAGCCATAGAATCTCGACAAGCCAGAAATGGGTTAGCAGTCAAAAGGTATCATTTTACTAGAGAAATAATTTAG
- the cas10 gene encoding type III-B CRISPR-associated protein Cas10/Cmr2, translated as MMTISTKLSIGIAWCLAWGERPKPQFDLSELQTIRQALKEGKSIPAAIQPFLEQAQKIDNLKFPDTAEKLRQTFEGLQQENPQAWNTRIGLVYGGATKIKGYVFEAAKLQDIRGASALLDRINLIDLPAFFGKLPESRRYTAHCEQVKEWLDNCFPADADNLKLSDALIPQLIIYSTGGNILAFCPAAYVHHLANAIERRYTEQTLTANSCAVGDTFKLLELRFGLLRDPIEEIPWLEWYKQKCHEPLVEAYFGRPESEEDKAELFENRKSFNELAGKLAAQFNHRRSGNDLPGSERPSRRHPPMFETHPYLKRDEGDCRSAIFHATELPNEPWFSEALARKRIIGQISKKEQEREWYERTKLEWQTGEVESWVKKFERFLLRRKYYAGFSDSGIQQARSLTEIGNASNGFVAYIYADGNNMGGYIQKIKTPADYAQFSEDIFEATESSVYEALQHLKPHKLNGLSGKEHQHRNGAVIHPFEIITIGGDDVLLIVSSRTKVIDTV; from the coding sequence ATGATGACAATATCAACGAAGCTTTCGATAGGAATCGCCTGGTGTCTCGCTTGGGGCGAGCGACCCAAACCTCAGTTCGATCTCTCTGAGTTGCAGACAATTAGACAGGCTCTCAAAGAAGGAAAAAGTATTCCAGCTGCAATTCAACCATTTCTAGAACAAGCGCAAAAAATCGATAACCTGAAGTTTCCAGACACCGCCGAAAAACTACGTCAAACCTTTGAAGGCTTGCAACAGGAAAATCCTCAAGCGTGGAATACTCGTATTGGCTTAGTTTACGGGGGTGCTACCAAAATAAAAGGTTACGTTTTTGAAGCCGCTAAGCTGCAAGATATCCGGGGTGCTTCCGCACTACTCGATCGAATCAATCTTATCGACTTACCTGCTTTTTTCGGAAAACTGCCAGAGTCTCGCCGTTACACAGCACACTGCGAACAAGTGAAAGAGTGGTTAGATAACTGCTTTCCCGCTGATGCAGATAATCTCAAGCTTTCAGATGCTCTTATCCCACAACTGATAATCTATTCAACGGGTGGCAATATTCTGGCATTTTGTCCTGCTGCTTACGTCCACCATTTAGCGAATGCTATTGAACGGCGTTATACCGAACAAACTCTCACAGCTAACTCTTGTGCAGTGGGAGATACCTTTAAATTACTAGAACTGCGCTTTGGTTTGCTGCGCGATCCAATTGAAGAAATTCCCTGGTTAGAATGGTACAAACAAAAGTGCCACGAACCTTTAGTAGAAGCTTATTTCGGTCGCCCAGAATCGGAAGAAGATAAGGCAGAATTATTTGAAAATCGTAAAAGTTTTAATGAATTAGCAGGTAAATTAGCGGCACAATTTAACCACCGACGCAGCGGTAACGATTTACCCGGTTCGGAACGTCCCAGTCGTCGCCACCCACCAATGTTTGAAACTCATCCTTACTTGAAAAGGGATGAAGGCGATTGCCGTTCTGCTATTTTTCATGCTACTGAACTTCCCAACGAACCTTGGTTTTCGGAAGCATTAGCGCGTAAGCGAATAATAGGTCAAATCTCGAAAAAAGAACAAGAACGAGAATGGTACGAACGCACAAAACTTGAATGGCAAACCGGAGAAGTAGAAAGTTGGGTCAAAAAGTTTGAGCGGTTTTTACTCAGGCGAAAATATTACGCAGGTTTTAGCGATAGCGGAATTCAACAAGCGCGATCGCTAACAGAGATCGGCAATGCTAGCAATGGATTTGTTGCATACATTTATGCTGATGGAAACAATATGGGTGGCTACATCCAAAAGATTAAAACTCCAGCGGATTACGCTCAGTTTAGCGAAGATATTTTCGAGGCAACCGAAAGTTCAGTTTATGAAGCTCTCCAACACTTAAAACCTCATAAATTAAATGGTTTAAGTGGAAAAGAACATCAACACAGAAATGGTGCTGTCATTCATCCCTTTGAAATTATCACCATTGGCGGTGACGATGTATTGCTGATTGTAAGTAGTCGGACAAAAGTAATCGACACTGTATGA
- a CDS encoding HD domain-containing protein, with protein MKNEQCLTILTSRFQEALVYAAQLHNDQQRKIAGTPYIAHLLSVAALVLEDGGDEDEAISALLHDALEDRGGEVTRTEILQRFGDRVFHIIEGCTEPEPSLYPTWKEHKQQYLQQLRDACPPVQRVMLADKLHNARTILVNFRRSGEEIWHYFRGGKEGVLWLYQEQLQIYRQLSSSWMVAELERVVRELQQGAIASS; from the coding sequence ATGAAGAATGAACAGTGTTTGACAATTTTAACTTCGCGTTTTCAGGAAGCGTTGGTATATGCGGCGCAACTTCATAACGACCAACAACGGAAGATCGCGGGTACTCCTTATATTGCCCATTTGTTGAGCGTGGCGGCATTGGTGTTGGAAGATGGGGGAGATGAAGATGAGGCAATTTCCGCTTTATTGCACGATGCGCTGGAAGACCGAGGGGGAGAAGTAACGAGAACGGAAATTTTGCAGCGATTTGGCGATCGCGTTTTCCATATTATAGAAGGTTGCACCGAGCCAGAACCGAGTTTATATCCAACTTGGAAAGAACACAAACAGCAATATCTCCAACAGTTACGGGATGCTTGTCCGCCAGTGCAGCGCGTGATGCTGGCGGATAAGTTGCACAATGCGCGGACTATTTTAGTTAATTTTAGGCGATCGGGCGAGGAAATTTGGCATTATTTCCGAGGCGGTAAGGAAGGGGTGTTATGGCTTTATCAAGAACAATTGCAGATTTACCGCCAGTTGAGTAGCAGTTGGATGGTGGCGGAATTGGAACGGGTGGTGAGAGAATTGCAGCAAGGAGCGATCGCAAGTTCGTAA
- a CDS encoding TIGR03985 family CRISPR-associated protein, whose amino-acid sequence METVNPFWNEPPRVELLQWLARGDLKQRLLQAVRLWVWLHFLYGEAGIKLNLPENFTYPEWRDAFFTTTHTKEEEIPPLHDPKCRCAKTVAAWLFGSDFNLTQSKWKGELGKPEVREKERSFEQSLREHHLLPDNLKELLHDTRLFGLTRRSLYGDLQVLIEIGWLKRQGNRYYRVSKYPPTPSSIQKTDSRLVAYNLDFLTQPDLAAIADNLSVRLNGQQRFFIHLEYVIPPDSIDRVEEWQAQLRELWQKEVIPPILLTYESAVWQTTLSVVVYPICIYYYQRGPYLCGFGEIPQDESGKLDFRNYRLDRIQNSLPLSWEDSQVPVALKRRYQRNTLPTPDDIQLAIAEVWGFDYYQPAQLLLLRFDREWDNRYIRNTMRHATFARVAYQEVERLIRQNLKGEQQQKILNIWRKRSPQDAYYQAQYRQGDPNVMQRLRAWRPNVEILLPVELREQATREVEQEWKNYEE is encoded by the coding sequence TTGGAAACGGTCAACCCCTTTTGGAATGAACCTCCTCGCGTGGAACTGCTGCAATGGCTGGCGCGGGGAGATTTAAAACAAAGATTGCTACAGGCGGTGCGGTTGTGGGTGTGGCTGCACTTTCTGTATGGGGAAGCCGGCATTAAGTTAAATTTGCCGGAAAATTTTACTTATCCTGAATGGCGAGATGCTTTTTTTACTACCACTCATACTAAAGAAGAAGAAATTCCGCCACTGCACGACCCTAAATGCCGTTGTGCGAAAACTGTTGCTGCTTGGTTATTTGGCTCTGATTTCAACTTAACTCAGTCAAAGTGGAAAGGGGAATTAGGGAAGCCGGAAGTACGGGAAAAAGAGCGATCGTTTGAACAATCTTTGCGGGAACATCACTTGTTACCGGATAACCTTAAAGAATTGTTGCACGATACTCGTTTGTTTGGCTTGACAAGGCGATCGCTTTATGGCGATTTGCAAGTTTTGATAGAAATCGGGTGGCTGAAACGCCAAGGAAATCGCTATTATCGGGTGAGCAAATATCCACCGACGCCGAGTTCGATCCAAAAAACAGATTCTCGTCTGGTAGCTTACAATTTAGATTTTCTCACGCAACCGGATTTGGCGGCGATCGCAGATAATCTTTCGGTGCGATTGAATGGTCAGCAGCGCTTTTTTATCCATCTGGAATATGTGATTCCGCCAGACTCGATCGATCGCGTGGAGGAATGGCAAGCACAACTGCGGGAACTTTGGCAAAAAGAGGTTATACCGCCGATTTTGTTAACTTATGAAAGTGCGGTATGGCAAACAACTTTGTCGGTGGTAGTTTATCCGATTTGCATTTATTATTATCAGAGAGGGCCGTATTTGTGTGGGTTTGGCGAAATTCCGCAAGACGAATCGGGAAAATTAGATTTTCGCAATTATCGGCTCGATCGCATTCAAAATTCGCTCCCTTTGAGTTGGGAAGATTCACAAGTTCCAGTGGCGCTGAAACGGCGATATCAAAGGAATACTCTGCCTACTCCCGATGATATCCAATTAGCGATCGCAGAAGTTTGGGGTTTTGATTACTATCAACCCGCACAACTGCTACTATTGAGGTTCGATCGCGAATGGGATAATCGCTACATCCGCAATACTATGCGCCATGCTACCTTTGCGCGAGTGGCATATCAGGAAGTAGAACGATTAATTCGGCAGAACTTAAAGGGAGAACAACAACAAAAGATCTTAAATATTTGGCGCAAGCGTTCTCCCCAAGATGCTTATTACCAAGCGCAATATCGCCAAGGCGATCCTAACGTAATGCAGCGCTTGCGTGCGTGGCGACCGAATGTAGAAATTCTCCTCCCTGTGGAATTACGAGAACAGGCGACGAGAGAAGTCGAACAAGAATGGAAAAATTATGAAGAATGA
- the crn3 gene encoding CRISPR-associated ring nuclease Crn3/Csx3: MSAIQLQLFREQTQSGLTYQHLHIQINTQDGLIVPADLKNLFLPEEMVWSQGVVIEGKAPIWLYAYLVHACHPAAWVACFDPRLGEPTPQSGGAVVIATHTREVALGEVLKVNLPAAIFRKTTGT; the protein is encoded by the coding sequence ATGTCAGCCATTCAATTACAACTGTTTCGGGAGCAAACTCAGTCAGGTCTGACCTACCAACACCTGCACATCCAAATCAACACACAGGATGGACTGATTGTACCAGCCGACCTGAAAAATTTATTCCTACCGGAGGAAATGGTATGGAGTCAAGGCGTTGTCATTGAAGGAAAAGCGCCAATTTGGTTGTACGCCTATTTAGTTCACGCTTGTCACCCCGCCGCTTGGGTAGCTTGCTTCGACCCCCGCTTAGGAGAACCAACACCTCAGTCAGGAGGTGCGGTAGTCATCGCTACCCACACTCGCGAAGTTGCACTCGGAGAAGTTCTCAAAGTCAATTTACCCGCAGCCATATTTCGCAAAACAACAGGTACGTAG
- a CDS encoding CRISPR-associated protein Csx3 — translation MNTITLQKQVELQVTELKTEMGIYQTLAINLVMFRELIKTDVLAQIKLPDELDLSREVILDGQAPTWLYANLVERCWQAPWIGCHAAKEKLIVVIQTRISTISIGDAIPVLLNRTPCPAILIGGSPDSGKSVLSNALRFNLMKTGAVGRVFVHRASWDGEGNWAYEGANRDLVKKLIVENEFRLHEHPETAKLIPNFFKYHSSAVQNLREVVDLVLVDVGGKPQTEKAPLVEQCTHYIIISKESDAIPKWHELCHPNLQPLAVIRSVRQKREEVLQKQPFLEIIDGRWREGEIQSVPDILLENVLTVLHA, via the coding sequence ATGAATACGATAACTTTACAAAAACAAGTTGAACTGCAAGTCACCGAACTAAAAACCGAAATGGGAATTTATCAAACTCTGGCAATTAACTTAGTAATGTTTCGGGAATTGATAAAAACTGATGTACTCGCACAGATAAAACTTCCTGACGAACTGGACTTGAGCAGAGAAGTTATTTTAGACGGTCAAGCTCCTACTTGGTTGTATGCCAATTTAGTAGAACGCTGTTGGCAAGCGCCTTGGATAGGATGCCATGCCGCTAAAGAAAAATTAATTGTTGTAATTCAAACTCGGATATCAACAATAAGTATAGGCGATGCGATACCTGTATTGCTCAACCGCACTCCTTGTCCGGCAATTTTAATAGGTGGTTCGCCTGACAGCGGCAAAAGCGTTTTGTCGAATGCTTTGCGTTTTAATTTGATGAAAACCGGAGCGGTTGGACGAGTATTTGTACATCGCGCTTCTTGGGATGGTGAGGGAAATTGGGCTTACGAAGGAGCGAATAGGGATTTAGTTAAAAAGCTGATTGTAGAAAATGAGTTTCGATTGCACGAACATCCGGAAACGGCGAAGTTAATACCTAATTTCTTTAAATACCATAGCTCGGCGGTACAGAATTTGCGGGAAGTTGTCGATTTGGTTTTGGTTGATGTGGGTGGGAAACCGCAGACAGAGAAAGCGCCTCTGGTCGAACAATGTACGCACTATATTATTATTAGCAAAGAATCAGATGCGATTCCCAAATGGCACGAGCTTTGCCATCCAAATTTGCAGCCGTTAGCGGTGATTCGCAGCGTCCGACAAAAACGAGAAGAAGTTCTGCAAAAACAACCTTTTTTGGAAATAATTGACGGACGCTGGCGGGAAGGTGAAATCCAGTCTGTCCCCGATATCTTGCTGGAAAATGTGCTTACGGTTTTGCACGCCTAG
- a CDS encoding PAS domain S-box protein, whose amino-acid sequence MMTTELVALQTAYTSLESALKKSQALLEATFEQTIIGLAYCDLQGKFVRVNRKFGELVGSEISQLINRTFSEITHPENPQIASVLSQQLIQGEIANYEREICFPHRDGTVAWGQLTLSLVREESGEPVFLLLTIADITQNKNPAQQLQQKETSTSEQLKICQFALEHAADAIFWVKSDAEFCYVNLAACRLSGYDREELFTMKVFHLDPKFTPEIWKQEWENLKQQRFLQFDSNIQAKDGRFIPVQISVNYLEFEGCEYNCAFMRDISDRISVATALRKSEQQYETLARLAPVGIFRTDAAGKTIYANERSIEMVGLRCEMLLGDGWIQTIHPEDLEEVLTKWLNTIKQHSSFQCEHRIVRPDGSIVWVLTQAIAELEADGTIIGYVGTLTDISERKRVEAELTQAQKFLASVLENLPVSVVAKEATELRFVLWNPATTNILGYTPEEVLGKNDYDFFPKEQADFFTSKDKEALNAGKFIDIPEEPIQIKTGETRFFHTRKTVITDNDGKPQYLLAIAEDITERKLALEALAENEERWRQIFTEAPMGMALANMDNHSIVKVNRAICEMLGYTEAELLTMTPADVTHPEDMDMERCLINQLMSGKINSYQIEKRFQTKNYEIIWVNLKATILRHGNGTIRYGLAMIENITQRKVLERELALRQARFDAFFKAAPAGLVILDDRLRYVQINEAAAEINGVAIEEHFGKTGREIFPELASTLEPMCQRILATGEPMLNMEVSGKTPKEAGIFRHWIASFFPLPGEDRRPVGLGIVAVEITALKRAEAALKEKVAREKLLNQLVTQIRTSFDLDKILATVVSSLQNLFNVDSCAFSWYHPCCSTLPTSREEDGEVWEVVHEAKKPHIASLIGIYPTQAYGSITQRLIEGKIIRVNEVATCGDPELQQACMSSGYTSVIAIPIMTNSGEIGTIGCYHSTGVRPWTDAEVEFLQAVCNQLAIAISQAELYNQATQTALVAQEKARLLEAALFELKSAQLQLIQSEKMSSLGQMVAGIAHEINNPVSFIYGNIDHASRYISDLLSLVELYAQHYPQPANAITEFEEDIDLDFLKLDLPKLLGSMKIGATRIQEIVRSLRTFSRLDEAEKKAIDLHEGLDSTLRLLEHRLSEKSGHPAIQVIKNYGNLPLAECYAGQLNQVFMNLLTNAIDAIEETYQGRSKESIKANPGKITIATELKNSSRVIIKISDNGAGIPESVKKRLFDPFFTTKAVGKGTGLGLSISYQIVVERHSGELRCVSSPGKGTEFAIEIPL is encoded by the coding sequence ATGATGACGACCGAACTGGTTGCTTTGCAAACTGCATATACTTCCCTAGAATCAGCCCTGAAGAAAAGCCAAGCGTTACTGGAAGCTACCTTTGAGCAAACTATTATTGGTTTGGCGTACTGTGACTTGCAAGGTAAATTTGTGCGGGTCAATCGTAAGTTTGGCGAACTTGTTGGGAGCGAGATTTCCCAGCTGATAAATAGAACATTTTCAGAAATTACTCATCCCGAAAATCCTCAAATAGCTTCTGTATTGAGCCAACAGTTAATCCAGGGCGAAATAGCCAATTATGAACGGGAAATTTGCTTTCCGCATCGGGATGGAACAGTTGCTTGGGGGCAGCTAACGCTGTCGCTTGTCCGAGAAGAATCGGGCGAGCCAGTGTTTTTGCTTTTGACGATCGCAGATATTACTCAAAACAAAAATCCCGCACAGCAATTACAGCAAAAAGAAACATCCACATCTGAGCAACTAAAAATCTGCCAATTTGCGCTCGAACACGCTGCTGATGCTATCTTTTGGGTAAAATCTGATGCCGAGTTTTGCTATGTCAACTTGGCAGCTTGTCGCTTATCAGGCTACGACCGAGAAGAACTTTTTACCATGAAGGTTTTTCATCTAGACCCCAAGTTTACTCCGGAGATCTGGAAACAGGAATGGGAAAATTTGAAGCAGCAACGCTTTTTGCAATTCGACAGTAACATTCAAGCCAAAGACGGCAGATTTATTCCGGTACAAATTAGCGTTAATTATTTGGAATTTGAAGGCTGCGAGTATAATTGTGCCTTCATGCGCGATATCAGCGATCGCATTTCTGTCGCAACTGCTTTACGAAAGAGCGAACAACAATATGAAACTTTAGCAAGATTGGCACCCGTGGGTATTTTTCGCACCGATGCTGCGGGAAAAACAATATATGCAAACGAGCGTTCGATCGAGATGGTGGGACTGAGATGCGAAATGCTATTAGGGGATGGTTGGATACAAACTATCCATCCTGAAGATCTAGAAGAAGTATTAACAAAATGGTTAAACACAATTAAACAGCATTCCTCCTTTCAATGCGAACATCGCATCGTGCGTCCCGATGGCAGCATTGTTTGGGTGCTAACCCAGGCGATCGCTGAATTGGAAGCTGACGGAACTATAATCGGCTATGTGGGAACGCTCACCGATATTAGCGAACGCAAACGAGTAGAAGCAGAACTAACCCAAGCGCAAAAGTTTCTTGCCTCGGTGCTAGAAAATTTGCCTGTTTCGGTTGTGGCTAAAGAGGCAACCGAATTGCGATTTGTCCTGTGGAATCCGGCGACGACAAACATTTTGGGTTACACTCCAGAAGAAGTGCTGGGCAAAAATGATTATGACTTTTTCCCCAAAGAGCAAGCTGATTTTTTCACAAGTAAAGATAAGGAAGCGCTGAATGCAGGAAAATTCATCGACATTCCGGAAGAGCCAATTCAAATAAAAACGGGAGAAACGCGGTTCTTTCATACGCGGAAAACGGTAATTACTGACAATGACGGCAAACCTCAATATTTGCTGGCGATCGCAGAAGATATTACCGAGCGTAAACTTGCTCTAGAAGCTTTAGCTGAAAATGAAGAACGCTGGCGTCAAATTTTTACAGAAGCACCGATGGGGATGGCGTTAGCTAATATGGATAACCATTCCATAGTTAAAGTAAATCGAGCCATTTGCGAGATGTTGGGCTACACAGAAGCAGAACTGCTGACAATGACGCCTGCTGATGTTACCCACCCAGAAGATATGGACATGGAAAGGTGCTTGATTAATCAGTTAATGTCAGGAAAAATTAACAGCTATCAAATTGAAAAACGCTTTCAAACCAAAAATTATGAAATCATTTGGGTGAATCTAAAAGCGACAATACTACGCCACGGTAATGGCACTATTCGCTACGGACTGGCGATGATAGAAAATATCACCCAACGTAAGGTTCTAGAACGGGAATTAGCTTTGAGACAAGCGCGGTTTGATGCTTTTTTTAAAGCAGCGCCTGCTGGTTTGGTGATTTTAGACGATCGGTTGCGGTACGTGCAAATTAACGAAGCAGCAGCTGAAATTAATGGAGTAGCGATCGAAGAACATTTTGGCAAAACTGGACGCGAAATATTTCCAGAGTTAGCTTCTACGTTAGAGCCTATGTGCCAGCGGATATTAGCGACAGGGGAACCGATGCTCAACATGGAAGTATCCGGCAAAACTCCCAAAGAAGCGGGTATTTTCAGGCATTGGATCGCTTCTTTTTTTCCACTTCCGGGAGAGGATCGTCGCCCAGTAGGTTTGGGGATAGTTGCTGTAGAAATTACCGCTCTCAAACGCGCCGAAGCTGCCTTGAAAGAAAAAGTGGCTAGGGAAAAACTGCTCAATCAGTTGGTGACTCAAATTCGCACTTCTTTTGATTTAGACAAAATTTTGGCAACAGTTGTTAGTTCGCTTCAAAATTTATTTAATGTGGATTCGTGTGCGTTTTCTTGGTATCATCCTTGCTGTTCTACCCTCCCCACCAGCAGGGAAGAAGACGGGGAGGTATGGGAGGTAGTGCATGAAGCTAAAAAACCGCACATTGCCAGCCTTATAGGCATTTACCCCACACAAGCATATGGTTCGATTACACAAAGACTGATCGAAGGGAAAATCATACGAGTGAACGAAGTGGCAACTTGTGGAGATCCAGAATTGCAGCAAGCTTGTATGTCTTCTGGTTATACTTCTGTAATCGCTATACCGATTATGACCAATAGCGGCGAAATTGGTACGATCGGATGTTATCATTCTACGGGTGTGCGTCCCTGGACTGATGCGGAAGTCGAATTTTTGCAAGCTGTGTGCAATCAGTTAGCGATCGCTATTTCGCAAGCCGAACTCTACAACCAAGCTACACAAACAGCCTTGGTAGCGCAAGAAAAAGCGAGGCTTTTAGAAGCAGCTTTGTTTGAATTGAAAAGCGCCCAACTGCAACTAATTCAAAGCGAAAAAATGTCTTCTTTGGGACAAATGGTAGCGGGGATTGCCCATGAAATTAACAATCCCGTTAGCTTTATCTATGGGAATATCGATCACGCCTCTAGATATATTTCCGATTTGCTATCCCTAGTCGAACTTTATGCTCAACATTACCCCCAGCCAGCCAATGCTATTACAGAATTTGAAGAAGATATCGATTTAGATTTCTTAAAATTAGATTTGCCGAAACTGCTCGGTTCTATGAAAATAGGAGCAACGCGCATTCAGGAAATTGTGCGATCGCTGCGAACATTTTCCCGACTTGACGAAGCTGAGAAGAAAGCGATCGATCTTCACGAAGGCTTAGACAGCACCCTCAGATTGCTGGAACATCGTCTCTCTGAAAAGTCGGGACATCCAGCTATTCAAGTGATTAAAAATTATGGCAATTTGCCGTTAGCCGAGTGCTATGCCGGACAATTGAACCAAGTGTTTATGAATTTGCTGACTAATGCCATTGATGCAATTGAAGAAACCTATCAAGGCAGAAGTAAGGAATCGATCAAAGCCAATCCCGGTAAAATTACGATCGCCACAGAGCTAAAAAATTCATCGCGAGTAATCATCAAGATATCGGACAATGGTGCGGGAATTCCAGAGTCAGTAAAAAAACGATTATTTGACCCGTTCTTTACAACTAAAGCTGTGGGCAAAGGAACTGGACTGGGACTTTCGATCAGCTATCAAATTGTGGTAGAGCGTCATTCTGGAGAGTTGCGTTGTGTTTCTTCTCCTGGAAAAGGGACGGAGTTTGCAATCGAAATACCGCTGTAA
- a CDS encoding SIMPL domain-containing protein (The SIMPL domain is named for its presence in mouse protein SIMPL (signalling molecule that associates with mouse pelle-like kinase). Bacterial member BP26, from Brucella, was shown to assemble into a channel-like structure, while YggE from E. coli has been associated with resistance to oxidative stress.), whose translation MRKIGICTLVCAAIAIGLEATIPKIAKANTVKSDTRVAQMFFPPVSDRHAIMVLGQGQVSLPADTARMEFLFSNNIPSESPSSPSQTQSVTQRSKQNSPFQSQFQPTVAPLTKESFKPIVDALVASGVPANAIEVIVTPSSSSSFPFPLPGSEGSAKVVVKLDKPTRDRLQQIVTVVNEAARQNGKIVVKSVNVRYAMKDCQPLVRSAYQAAVKDARNRAEAIAQAMNVRLGKVPSVAESFFYDLFVPLCSEATELPSFLPFGSSGSRYDPNDPIEVQLRRDIFVTYPIE comes from the coding sequence ATGAGAAAAATCGGCATCTGCACGTTGGTTTGCGCTGCGATCGCGATCGGACTTGAGGCAACAATACCCAAAATAGCAAAGGCTAACACTGTAAAAAGCGATACCCGCGTCGCACAGATGTTTTTTCCCCCTGTAAGCGATCGACACGCCATCATGGTTTTGGGTCAAGGACAGGTGAGTTTGCCAGCGGACACGGCGCGGATGGAATTTCTTTTCAGTAACAATATCCCCTCTGAGTCACCATCTTCTCCATCGCAAACACAATCGGTCACGCAACGATCGAAGCAAAATTCTCCTTTTCAATCTCAATTTCAACCAACAGTAGCACCACTCACAAAAGAAAGCTTCAAACCGATAGTTGATGCTTTAGTTGCCAGTGGCGTTCCCGCTAACGCCATTGAAGTAATTGTCACTCCCAGCAGTTCCAGTTCATTTCCTTTTCCATTGCCAGGTAGCGAAGGCAGTGCGAAAGTAGTGGTGAAGCTGGACAAACCGACTCGCGATCGCTTGCAACAAATTGTGACAGTAGTTAACGAAGCCGCTCGCCAGAATGGCAAAATTGTTGTCAAAAGCGTGAATGTGCGTTACGCGATGAAAGACTGTCAGCCTTTAGTGCGATCGGCTTACCAAGCAGCAGTGAAAGATGCCAGGAATAGAGCTGAAGCGATCGCGCAAGCAATGAACGTTCGACTGGGAAAAGTACCTTCTGTGGCAGAGTCATTTTTTTACGATTTGTTCGTTCCCTTGTGCAGCGAAGCAACAGAACTTCCTTCTTTTCTGCCATTTGGTAGCAGCGGATCGCGTTACGATCCGAACGATCCGATCGAAGTACAGTTGAGGAGAGATATTTTTGTCACTTATCCGATCGAGTAA
- a CDS encoding STAS/SEC14 domain-containing protein has product MSTVKVEIQLSSEDLLKAVEQLSQPDLEIFVSQVIALQAQRKANKLPQTEAELLLKINQGITSDTQKRYDEFIAKREAETLTPDEYKELLDLTEQIEKLQAERIEYLAELARLRGTSLTAVMENLGIRTLTYV; this is encoded by the coding sequence ATGTCAACAGTTAAAGTAGAAATACAACTTTCTTCAGAAGATTTACTAAAAGCCGTCGAGCAGTTAAGCCAGCCGGACTTAGAGATATTTGTATCTCAAGTTATCGCACTACAGGCGCAACGCAAAGCCAATAAGTTGCCCCAAACTGAAGCAGAACTGTTGTTAAAAATTAATCAAGGTATTACCTCAGATACTCAAAAGCGCTATGATGAATTCATTGCCAAAAGAGAGGCAGAAACTCTGACGCCAGACGAGTATAAAGAGTTATTAGATTTAACCGAACAGATAGAAAAACTGCAAGCGGAACGCATAGAATATTTAGCTGAGTTGGCGCGTCTTCGAGGCACTTCGCTAACTGCGGTGATGGAAAATTTGGGTATTCGGACGCTAACTTATGTCTGA